CAAGCTGAAGAATCCGCGTACCGGCAAGGATGTCGTCGTCAAGGACAGCATCGCCGACGCCTTCCTGCAGCAGATCCTGCTGCGCCCGGCCGAGTACTCGGTGATCGCGACCCTGAACCTGAACGGCGACTACATCTCCGACGCGCTGGCCGCCCAGGTCGGCGGCATCGGCATCGCGCCGGGCGGCAACATGAGCGACTCGGTTGCGATGTTCGAGGCCACCCATGGCACCGCGCCCAAGTACGCCGGCAAGGACTATGTGAACCCCGGCAGCGAGATCCTCTCGGCCGAGATGATGCTGCGCCACATGGGCTGGACCGCGGCCGCCGACCTGATCATCAGCTCGATGGAAAAGGCCGTGCTGTCGAAGAAGGTCACCTACGACTTCGCCCGCCTGCTGGATGGCGCCACCCAGGTGTCCTGCTCGGGTTTCGGGCAGGTGATGATCGACCAGATGTAAACGCTGCCCGGCGCTGAGCCGGGTTGCCCTTGAAACCCCGGTGCGTTGATTCGCCCCGGGGTTTTTTCATTGGCGATCGGAACCTTAGCCGGCCGCGACGATCACATGCGCCTGGATCCGGCCGCTCACCGGCCCCGGGCCATGCCGCCGGGCGATCGCAGCCGCGGCATGCTCGGTGGCCGACTCCAGCAGGCCGGCGTCCCGCGCCGCGATCTCATGGCGCAGCGGCGTGCCCTGGCAGTAGGCGATGGCGACGACGCGGGCCGAGGCGGCGCGGCTGGTTCCCGCGCGGGTTTCGATCGTCGGCTCGGTGAAGCCGGCGCGACGCAGATCCGCGCGGATCTGCTCGGGGTCGTGATAGCCATGCGGCGTGCGGGCCAGGAAGCGCGGCGGGTCGCGTGGAAAGAACTCGGCCAAGGCCCCGGTGACCTCGTCGGCGAAGTCGTTGGCCTCGATGCGGTCCCAGACATTGAAGACGAAGCGCCCGCCGGGTCTCAGCACGCGGCGCGCCTCGGCGAAGCCGGCGACCCGGTCGGGAAAGAACATCGCACCGAACTGGCAGCAGACGGCGTCGAAGGATGCGTCGGCGAAGGGCAGCCGCAGCGCATCCGCCTGCCGCCATGCGAGGCGCGCGTCCGGCCCCTGGCGCCGCGCGGCATGCTCGAGCATGGCCGGGTTCAGATCGGTCGCCACATAGCGCGCATCGTTACCCAGCCGCGGCGCCAGCGCCCGCGTGAGCACGCCGCTACCGGCCGCGGTCTCGAGCACCGCCGCCGGCGCGGCGGCGGCCACCAGCTCTGCCATATGGGCGGCATAGGCCTCGAAGATCAGCGGGACCATCAGCGCGTCGTAGAACCTCGGGATGGCTCCCGCGAACAGCGGGTCGTGCGCGGTCATGTACTCTTGCCGGGGGACGATGAAGCCCCATGGTGGCCGCATGGGGCGGCGCCGTCAACGCGCCGCCGGTTGGGCCGGCGCGGCGGACGGCGCTGCGCTCGGGGCCGGCCGCATCACCAGCCACAGGGCCAGCGCGATCAGGCCGCCACCCGCCGCATGCGCCAGGCTGGCGCGCTCGTCCAGCACCAGCCAGCCCCAGAACATGCCAAACAGCGGGATCAGGAAGGTGACGCTGAGCGCCTTGAGCGGGCCGACGTCGGCGATCAACCGGAAGTACAGCACATAGGCAAACGAGGTGCAAAGCAGCCCCAGCGCCAGCAGCGCGGCCCCGACCTGCGGGCCGATCTCGGCGAGCGGCGGCATCGTGTTGTCGGGCGCGGCGGCCAGCCAGCCGACGCAGGGCAGCAGCAGGAGCAGGGCACCGAGCTGGCTGCCCAGCGCCACCATGCGGCTGTCCAGGCCGCCGCGGCGTGCGATCCAACGCTGCGTCAGGAAGCCGGCCAAGCCGTAGCAGGCGGTGGCGACCAGGCAGGCGGCCACGCCCCACAACACCGGGGCGCTGGTGTCGAGCGGGCCGGTGCGGGTCAGCACCGCGACCCCGAGCAGGCCGAGCAGCACGCCCGCCGCCTTGGCCCTGCCGATATGCTCGCCGAACAGGGCGGCGCCGATCAGTACGCCCATCAGCGGCGTGGTGGCATTCAGGATCGCGCTGTAGCCGGCTGGTAGCACGCGCGCTGCCAGCGCGAACATCAGAAAAGGCAGGCCCGAGTTGATCGCGCCCAGCGCCAAGGTTGCGACGAACTTGTCGCGAAAGGACAGGGGCACACGCAGCAGCAGCACCAGGGCCAGCAGGCCGGCCGCACCGAGCGCGACACGGGCGAAGGCCGTCGGTACCGCGCCCAGGACCGGCGCGGCGATGCGCATCAGCAGGAAGCTGCCGCCCCACAAGGCGGCCAGTAGCAGGAGTCGGGTCAAGCTGGCTGGGCTCACGTTCGGTGTTCCTCCGCAGATCGCATGGATTGAGCAGGACTAAAGTCGCTGCCGAGGCATTCTCAGGACTATCTCAGCGTCGCACCAATCATTTATTCTGAATGACGATTTACTTTGGCTAAATCCTGATGTCGCTACCACCACTGGTTTCGCTGCGTTTCTTCGAGGCCACCGCGCGCCACCAGAGCGTGACCCGCGCCGCTGCCGAGCTGCATGTGACGCCGGGTGCGGTCACCCAGCAGATCCGCAAGCTCGAGGCCTTCCTGGGCTGCGCGCTGTTC
This genomic stretch from Roseateles sp. DAIF2 harbors:
- a CDS encoding DMT family transporter — its product is MSPASLTRLLLLAALWGGSFLLMRIAAPVLGAVPTAFARVALGAAGLLALVLLLRVPLSFRDKFVATLALGAINSGLPFLMFALAARVLPAGYSAILNATTPLMGVLIGAALFGEHIGRAKAAGVLLGLLGVAVLTRTGPLDTSAPVLWGVAACLVATACYGLAGFLTQRWIARRGGLDSRMVALGSQLGALLLLLPCVGWLAAAPDNTMPPLAEIGPQVGAALLALGLLCTSFAYVLYFRLIADVGPLKALSVTFLIPLFGMFWGWLVLDERASLAHAAGGGLIALALWLVMRPAPSAAPSAAPAQPAAR
- a CDS encoding class I SAM-dependent methyltransferase, giving the protein MTAHDPLFAGAIPRFYDALMVPLIFEAYAAHMAELVAAAAPAAVLETAAGSGVLTRALAPRLGNDARYVATDLNPAMLEHAARRQGPDARLAWRQADALRLPFADASFDAVCCQFGAMFFPDRVAGFAEARRVLRPGGRFVFNVWDRIEANDFADEVTGALAEFFPRDPPRFLARTPHGYHDPEQIRADLRRAGFTEPTIETRAGTSRAASARVVAIAYCQGTPLRHEIAARDAGLLESATEHAAAAIARRHGPGPVSGRIQAHVIVAAG